The Thermincola ferriacetica genome contains the following window.
TGCGACTTGGTGGAGGGCGGGTAGACAGTGTTAACGACAGTGAGGGCTTGAAATCGCTGTTTCCGGCATGGACGCCGGAAACAGCGATTTCAACTGAACGGAGTTTCACACTGTCTCCGCCCGTAACCTTGGAGCAACGGTTGTTTTACCTCCATAGCGGTATTTCTTTTTTGCAGTACAACAGCATATACGCTTTTTTTAAATATTGATGGATTCGCCCGGTTGTAATATAATTACCGGTATGCCGGTTTCCCTTTCCACCGTTTCCTGAAATTGTTTCGGGTTTTGGTTAATTAATTCCCAGGTGTTGTAGTGCATAGGAATTACTTTTTTCGGCCTAAGCATGCGCACAGCCTCCAGGGCATCCCGGGGGCCCATAGTAAAATTGTCCCCGATAGGTAGTAAAGCATAATCAATGACATGCAGCCGACCGATCAATTCCATATCCCCGAATAAACCCGTATCTCCGGCGTGATAAATAGTCTTGCCGTTGATGGTAATCAGGAAACCGCAAGGATTGCCCAGATACTGGGCCGGCGAAGAACCAATGGAGCTGCCGTGTAGCGCCATGGTAAGTTTTACAGTGAATTTGCCAAAATCATGGCTGCCCCCAATATGCATGCCATGGGCCTGCACACCTTTATCAGCACAATATTTGGCTATTTCAGCTACGGAGATAACAGTTGCGGAATTTTTCGCCGCAATCTCCAGAGTATCACCGAAATGGTCAAAATGGCCGTGGGTTATCAGGATCCAGCCGGCATTCACATCATTGACGGAACACGGAGCAGTAGGGTTATCGGTGATGAAAGGATCAACAGCCAGCCGTACCTCCCCGGCTTCCAGCAGGAAAGCGGCATGTCCTAAAAATTTAAGTTGCAATTTCATCACTCCTTGCTAAAGTTATAATTGAAGTTGATATAAAAAATATTATTTGCGGATAAAAATATTAATGTTTCAGAGAAGGAGGCAACAAAAATGGCAGTAGTAGAATTAACGGTGGTTCCTTTGGGTACCGGGTCGCCGAGCATTAGTAAATATGTGGCCGGATGCCTGGAACTAATCAAAAGGAAGGAAAACGTAAAATATCAGCTTACCCCCATGGGAACCATTTTGGAAGGGGATCTAACGGATATTCTGGAGCTTGTCCGCCAGGTCCATGAAGTTCCTTTTGGCAAAGGGGCTCAGCGAGTTATTACAACGGTGAAAATAGATGACCGAAGGGACAGGGAGTTAACCATGGAGGGCAAATTGCAATCTGTTTACAGTAAGATGGAAAAAGTTTAAGGATATTGACCGGCTTTGATGTCATCGTCCGGCACGATGTAAACAAGAATACGTTCTGAAACCAATACCGCTTTTACCCGCAGGGTATAAGCGGTTTTATCAATTTCCGTGACTCTGTTGTCTAGAATATTGCTTACCAGAATAGGGTCGATGTTTTCAACTTCTTTTCCGACTAATTC
Protein-coding sequences here:
- a CDS encoding metal-dependent hydrolase, whose product is MQLKFLGHAAFLLEAGEVRLAVDPFITDNPTAPCSVNDVNAGWILITHGHFDHFGDTLEIAAKNSATVISVAEIAKYCADKGVQAHGMHIGGSHDFGKFTVKLTMALHGSSIGSSPAQYLGNPCGFLITINGKTIYHAGDTGLFGDMELIGRLHVIDYALLPIGDNFTMGPRDALEAVRMLRPKKVIPMHYNTWELINQNPKQFQETVERETGIPVIILQPGESINI
- a CDS encoding MTH1187 family thiamine-binding protein; translated protein: MAVVELTVVPLGTGSPSISKYVAGCLELIKRKENVKYQLTPMGTILEGDLTDILELVRQVHEVPFGKGAQRVITTVKIDDRRDRELTMEGKLQSVYSKMEKV